In a genomic window of Roseiflexus castenholzii DSM 13941:
- a CDS encoding AMP-binding protein, whose product MTTIESALRPPRINPVRTRADWEAQRKAALTDPGAFHGAIARSAIHWYDRHLDAWITWDEEEGCWKGLRYSDGAPIDVPYGPDHEPWERAFNGDDPPFYRWFEGGLTNACFNEVDRHVLTGYGDEVAFYFEGDRWDSSLNNGRGGPVVSFAVTRKQLMLEVVKAAQVLRDLGLNMGDRIALNMPNIMEQLYYTEAAKRLGIIYTPVFGGFSDKTLSDRIHNAGARLVITSDGAYRNAQVVPYKEQYTDQALDKFVPVETALDIIEAALSGSEGSPVPGAPLLAPDQIKHILAQVRDALKEDITIERSDAMRAVGRAIEGLTGVDALAQSRARTAVAQALVNTPPRVDAVIVVRHTGQDILWRPERDRWSHELTARALETILANARAVGVEVYSEDELLNLPTDQFVKALYATSRAEPLDAEYPMFIIYTSGSTGKPKGVVHVHGGYVAGVAYTMRVSFDAEPGDTIYVVADPGWITGQSYMICATLTTRCTGIITEGSPVFPSAGRFASIIERYKVRIFKAGVTFLKTVMSDPQNTADARQYDMSSLRVCTFCAEPVSPAVQQFGMELMSPQYINSYWATEHGGIVWTHFYGNEDFPLRPDAHTYPLPWIAGEVWVLEGGDRDATGAEAPRYRIADYEEKGEIVITAPYPYLTRTIWGDVKGFEAWVAAMQHGNGATAPRWRGDAERFIKTYWRRGPNDEWGYIQGDFAMKYPDGSFTLHGRSDDVINVSGHRMGTEEIEGAILRDKIITPDSPVGNCIVVGAPHREKGLTPVAFILTAPGRKLTGEDRRRLNELVRNEKGAVSVPEDYIEVSAFPETRSGKYMRRFLRNLMLGEPLGDTTTLRNPESLKEIAEKIEAWKRKQRMAEEQRIFERYRYFRIEYHAVRERWTPSGNGSAAAEQKALTQRIAIVTVTNPPVNALNERALDELNTIVDHLARREDVAAVVFTGSGTKSFVAGADIKQMLEEMHTVEDAMALPNNAHLAFRKIETMNKPCIAAINGVALGGGMEFALACHYRIADLHAEFGQPEINLRLLPGYGGTQRLPRLLYSRRGEAGLIKALMIIMGGRTLNAERAYEIGLIDKVAHGHEEALTLATQMAREMILAERNGKPTELRVIPNTSDDPTTFFSPFHDPATAGEGLWPPLPEAYALRRQLTAQWETPDPAMVDLLEKALRDPLITRIINQAQWAGRARAIERIIDALRTGFTKGMLAGLEREARLFAEAVVAPDEGKIGIQDFLDKRSAPLPTRRRIHLTPDEEKRMIDAGMLLPIGAPFFPGVTPIPVAQYAMAVVRDEVTGAPAHGDPIEAEKQIIIPVEKPGPNDVLLYILASEVNFNDIWAITGVPVSQFDEHDRDWHVTGSGGIGLIVSVGEETKREGRLKVGDLVAIYSGQNDLLSPMVGLDPMAADFVIQGYNTPDASHQQFMVAQAPQCFPVLPDLTLEAAGSYMLNLGTVYRALFTTLKIQPGRRIFVEGAATGTGLDAARSAARNGLYVTGMVSSQERAAVVRAAGAVGVINRRDPRYAGIFTRVPEDPAKWAEWEAAGRPLLEDYRAQNGGHLADYAVSHAGETAFPRSFQLLGEPHDGHIPTLTFYGASSGYHFTFLGKPGAADPVEMLRRAGLRAGEAVMIYYGVDDRSYLGDEGYESGAVPETLERRTTLVDQVGLEAIESARAMGARIVVVTYTDAQREFVLSLGFGASLKGVVSLEELHRRYGDEFDWPETMPPLPDAKSDIHGFKAAVRRFNDLTFKPLGTAVGQFLRSNDNPRGYPDLIIERSGHDTLAVSVMLIKPFTGRVVYFENMDGQRYSFFAPQVWMRQRRIYMPTANIWGTHLSNAYEIVRLNDEISAGLLSITEPTLVEWNDLPQAHQAMWENRHQGATYVVNHALPRPGLKDKDELYEAWSEMLQNREYGV is encoded by the coding sequence ATGACCACCATCGAATCGGCTCTTCGCCCGCCACGCATCAATCCGGTGCGCACCCGCGCCGACTGGGAGGCGCAACGTAAGGCTGCGCTCACCGATCCGGGCGCGTTCCATGGCGCAATCGCTCGTAGCGCCATTCACTGGTACGACCGTCATCTTGACGCCTGGATCACCTGGGACGAAGAGGAGGGTTGCTGGAAGGGACTGCGTTACAGCGACGGCGCACCGATCGACGTGCCCTACGGACCGGATCACGAACCGTGGGAGCGCGCCTTCAACGGCGATGATCCGCCCTTCTATCGCTGGTTTGAAGGCGGGTTGACCAACGCTTGCTTCAATGAGGTCGATCGCCACGTGCTGACAGGCTATGGCGACGAGGTGGCGTTCTACTTCGAGGGTGACCGCTGGGACTCGTCGCTCAACAACGGGCGCGGTGGTCCGGTCGTCAGTTTTGCCGTGACGCGCAAGCAATTGATGCTCGAAGTTGTCAAGGCGGCGCAGGTGTTGCGCGATCTGGGACTGAACATGGGTGATCGCATCGCCCTCAACATGCCCAACATCATGGAGCAACTCTACTATACCGAAGCCGCCAAGCGCCTGGGCATCATTTACACGCCGGTGTTCGGCGGTTTCTCCGACAAGACCCTCAGCGACCGCATCCACAATGCGGGCGCGCGCCTGGTGATCACCAGCGATGGCGCCTATCGCAATGCGCAGGTCGTTCCCTATAAAGAGCAGTATACCGATCAGGCGCTCGATAAGTTCGTGCCGGTCGAGACCGCGCTGGACATCATCGAGGCGGCGCTCAGCGGCAGCGAGGGTTCGCCCGTGCCGGGCGCACCGCTGCTGGCGCCGGATCAGATCAAGCATATTCTGGCGCAGGTGCGCGACGCGCTCAAAGAAGACATCACCATTGAGCGCAGCGACGCAATGCGCGCCGTCGGACGCGCTATCGAGGGACTCACCGGCGTTGATGCCCTGGCACAGTCGCGCGCGCGCACCGCTGTCGCACAGGCGCTGGTTAATACGCCGCCGCGCGTCGATGCAGTGATCGTCGTGCGCCATACCGGACAGGATATTCTGTGGCGACCGGAACGCGATCGCTGGAGTCATGAACTGACTGCCAGGGCGCTGGAGACGATCCTGGCAAATGCGCGCGCCGTCGGCGTCGAGGTCTACAGCGAAGATGAACTCCTCAACTTGCCGACCGATCAGTTCGTGAAGGCGCTGTACGCAACCAGCCGCGCCGAACCGCTCGATGCGGAATATCCGATGTTCATCATCTATACGTCGGGCAGCACCGGCAAGCCCAAGGGAGTGGTTCACGTCCACGGCGGGTATGTCGCCGGCGTCGCCTATACCATGAGGGTCAGTTTCGACGCCGAACCGGGTGATACGATCTACGTCGTCGCCGATCCGGGCTGGATCACAGGGCAGAGTTATATGATCTGCGCCACGCTGACGACTCGCTGCACCGGCATTATTACCGAAGGCTCGCCGGTCTTCCCGTCCGCCGGGCGCTTTGCCAGCATTATCGAGCGCTACAAGGTGCGCATCTTCAAAGCAGGCGTGACCTTCCTCAAGACGGTGATGTCCGACCCGCAGAATACCGCAGATGCGCGTCAGTACGATATGTCGTCGCTGCGCGTCTGCACCTTCTGCGCCGAACCGGTCAGTCCTGCCGTACAGCAGTTCGGCATGGAATTGATGTCGCCGCAGTATATTAACTCCTACTGGGCAACTGAGCACGGCGGCATTGTCTGGACGCACTTCTACGGCAATGAGGATTTCCCGCTGCGCCCCGACGCGCATACCTATCCGCTGCCCTGGATCGCTGGTGAGGTCTGGGTGCTCGAAGGCGGCGACCGTGATGCAACCGGCGCCGAAGCGCCACGTTATCGCATCGCCGACTATGAGGAGAAGGGTGAGATCGTTATTACGGCGCCGTATCCGTATCTGACGCGCACCATCTGGGGCGACGTGAAAGGATTCGAGGCGTGGGTCGCCGCCATGCAGCACGGGAACGGCGCAACTGCGCCGCGCTGGCGCGGCGATGCCGAACGCTTTATCAAGACCTACTGGCGGCGCGGTCCCAACGACGAGTGGGGGTATATCCAGGGCGACTTCGCCATGAAGTACCCCGACGGCTCGTTCACGCTGCACGGTCGTTCCGACGATGTCATCAACGTGTCGGGGCACCGTATGGGCACCGAGGAGATCGAAGGCGCCATTTTGCGCGACAAAATTATCACGCCGGACTCGCCGGTCGGCAACTGTATTGTGGTCGGCGCGCCACACCGCGAGAAAGGTTTGACGCCGGTGGCGTTCATTCTGACGGCGCCGGGGCGCAAGTTGACCGGTGAAGATCGCCGCCGCCTCAACGAACTGGTGCGCAACGAAAAGGGCGCCGTCAGCGTTCCGGAAGACTATATCGAGGTCAGCGCCTTCCCGGAGACGCGCTCCGGCAAGTATATGCGGCGCTTCCTGCGCAATCTAATGCTCGGTGAGCCGCTTGGCGACACCACCACGCTGCGCAATCCCGAGTCGCTGAAGGAGATTGCGGAGAAGATCGAAGCGTGGAAGCGCAAGCAGCGCATGGCGGAGGAGCAGCGCATCTTCGAGCGCTATCGCTACTTCCGCATCGAGTACCATGCCGTGCGTGAGCGGTGGACGCCTTCGGGCAACGGAAGTGCGGCGGCGGAACAGAAGGCGCTGACGCAGCGGATTGCCATTGTGACCGTCACCAATCCACCGGTCAATGCGCTCAACGAGCGCGCCCTCGATGAGCTCAACACTATCGTCGATCACCTGGCGCGGCGTGAGGATGTGGCAGCGGTCGTCTTCACCGGCAGCGGCACGAAGAGTTTTGTGGCGGGCGCCGACATCAAGCAGATGCTCGAAGAGATGCACACCGTTGAGGACGCGATGGCGTTGCCGAACAATGCGCACCTGGCGTTCCGCAAGATCGAAACGATGAACAAGCCATGTATCGCGGCGATCAACGGCGTGGCGCTCGGCGGCGGCATGGAGTTCGCGCTCGCCTGCCACTATCGCATTGCCGACCTGCACGCCGAGTTTGGGCAACCGGAGATTAATCTGCGGTTGCTGCCGGGATACGGCGGTACGCAACGCTTGCCACGCCTGCTCTACAGCCGCCGCGGTGAAGCCGGTCTGATCAAGGCGCTGATGATCATTATGGGCGGGCGCACTCTGAATGCCGAGCGCGCGTATGAGATCGGGCTGATTGATAAAGTGGCGCACGGTCACGAAGAGGCGCTCACCCTCGCCACGCAGATGGCGCGTGAGATGATCCTGGCGGAGCGCAACGGCAAACCGACCGAACTCCGTGTTATTCCCAACACATCGGATGATCCGACGACGTTCTTCTCGCCGTTCCACGACCCGGCAACGGCTGGCGAGGGTCTGTGGCCCCCGCTGCCCGAAGCCTATGCGCTGCGCCGCCAGTTGACGGCACAGTGGGAAACGCCCGATCCGGCGATGGTGGACCTGCTCGAGAAGGCGCTGCGCGATCCGCTGATCACACGCATTATCAACCAGGCGCAGTGGGCCGGACGAGCCAGGGCGATTGAGCGGATCATCGACGCGTTGCGCACCGGCTTCACCAAAGGCATGCTGGCAGGGCTGGAGCGTGAGGCGCGCCTGTTCGCCGAAGCGGTGGTCGCTCCCGATGAAGGCAAGATTGGCATTCAGGACTTCCTGGACAAGCGCAGCGCACCATTGCCGACGCGCCGCCGCATCCACCTGACGCCCGACGAGGAGAAGCGCATGATCGACGCCGGTATGCTTTTGCCGATTGGCGCGCCATTCTTCCCCGGCGTGACGCCCATTCCGGTGGCGCAGTACGCGATGGCGGTGGTGCGCGATGAGGTCACCGGCGCGCCGGCCCACGGTGATCCGATTGAGGCGGAAAAGCAGATCATCATCCCGGTCGAAAAACCCGGACCAAACGACGTTCTGCTCTACATTCTGGCATCGGAGGTCAACTTCAACGACATCTGGGCGATCACCGGCGTGCCGGTCAGTCAGTTCGACGAGCACGACCGCGACTGGCACGTGACCGGATCAGGCGGGATCGGGCTGATCGTCTCGGTCGGCGAAGAGACGAAGCGCGAGGGGCGCCTGAAGGTCGGCGATCTGGTAGCGATCTACTCCGGTCAAAACGATCTACTGTCGCCCATGGTCGGACTTGATCCGATGGCGGCGGATTTCGTCATCCAGGGGTATAACACGCCTGATGCGTCGCACCAGCAGTTCATGGTGGCGCAGGCGCCGCAGTGTTTCCCGGTGCTGCCCGACCTGACCCTCGAGGCTGCCGGGTCGTATATGTTGAACCTGGGGACGGTCTATCGCGCATTGTTTACCACACTCAAGATTCAGCCGGGACGACGTATTTTCGTCGAGGGTGCGGCAACCGGCACCGGTCTTGATGCCGCGCGCTCGGCGGCGCGCAATGGGTTGTATGTCACCGGCATGGTCAGTTCGCAGGAGCGCGCAGCGGTTGTGCGCGCGGCTGGAGCAGTTGGTGTGATCAATCGCCGTGATCCACGCTATGCTGGCATCTTTACCCGCGTGCCGGAAGATCCGGCGAAATGGGCGGAATGGGAAGCCGCCGGTCGTCCACTGCTCGAAGACTATCGGGCGCAGAACGGAGGGCACCTGGCGGATTACGCCGTCTCGCACGCTGGCGAAACGGCATTCCCGCGCAGCTTCCAGTTGCTTGGCGAGCCGCACGATGGGCATATTCCGACACTGACGTTCTATGGTGCATCGAGCGGCTACCACTTCACCTTCCTTGGCAAGCCGGGCGCCGCCGATCCGGTGGAGATGCTGCGCCGGGCAGGGTTACGCGCCGGTGAAGCCGTGATGATTTACTATGGCGTCGATGACCGGTCGTACCTGGGTGACGAGGGGTATGAATCGGGCGCTGTGCCGGAGACCCTGGAACGCCGCACAACCCTCGTCGATCAGGTCGGGTTGGAGGCGATTGAATCGGCGCGCGCGATGGGCGCGCGGATCGTGGTGGTCACCTACACTGATGCACAACGCGAATTCGTGTTGAGCCTGGGCTTCGGCGCGTCGCTCAAGGGCGTTGTGAGCCTGGAAGAGTTGCATCGCCGCTATGGTGATGAGTTCGATTGGCCCGAAACCATGCCACCGCTGCCCGACGCAAAGAGCGATATCCATGGGTTCAAGGCGGCAGTGCGGCGCTTCAACGACCTGACGTTCAAGCCGCTGGGTACGGCAGTCGGGCAGTTCCTGCGCAGCAACGACAACCCGCGCGGGTACCCCGATTTGATCATCGAGCGTTCTGGTCACGACACGCTGGCGGTGAGCGTTATGCTGATCAAACCCTTCACCGGTCGTGTCGTCTACTTCGAGAACATGGACGGGCAGCGCTACTCATTCTTCGCTCCGCAGGTCTGGATGCGTCAGCGCCGGATCTATATGCCAACGGCGAATATCTGGGGCACGCACCTCTCGAACGCCTATGAGATTGTGCGCCTGAACGATGAGATCAGCGCCGGTCTGCTGAGCATCACCGAACCGACGCTCGTGGAGTGGAACGATCTCCCGCAGGCGCACCAGGCAATGTGGGAGAATCGTCACCAGGGAGCGACCTATGTCGTCAACCATGCCCTGCCGCGCCCTGGGCTCAAGGATAAGGACGAATTGTATGAGGCGTGGTCTGAGATGCTCCAGAATCGGGAATATGGGGTATAA
- the accC gene encoding acetyl-CoA carboxylase biotin carboxylase subunit: MFNKVLIANRGEIAVRIVRACHELGVRAVVAYSEADKYSLAVRLADEAVCIGPAASARSYLNPSALISAALMTGCEAIHPGYGFLSENPYFAEICAEYKLKFIGPDANAIRMMGDKALGRKTMRDAGVPTVPGSRGELRTLEEAVETAHQIGYPVLLKPSGGGGGRGMRVAQNEADLIKAYPTSKAEAEAAFGNSALLMEKYLPQVRHVEIQVLADQYGHAIHLGERDCSSQRRHQKIVEEAPSPAVNPDLRARMGEAALKGVRAINYVNAGTMEFLLDPDGNFYFIEMNTRIQVEHPVTEMVTGIDLVKWQLRIAAGEPLTIRQSDVVMRGHAIEARINAEDPDRDFMPSGGEIEYYLPPGGPGVRVDSHLYAGYSPPGYYDSLLAKLIVWGADRNEALARLERALREFVITGIYTTIPFTLAMLEDPPFREGRISTRYVPDLVQRIKESKLE; the protein is encoded by the coding sequence ATGTTCAACAAAGTGCTCATCGCCAACCGTGGCGAAATTGCCGTCCGCATCGTCCGCGCCTGTCACGAACTTGGCGTGCGAGCAGTCGTGGCATACAGCGAAGCTGACAAATACTCGCTGGCTGTGCGCCTGGCGGACGAAGCCGTGTGTATTGGTCCCGCTGCATCGGCGCGATCCTATCTCAACCCTTCGGCACTGATCAGCGCAGCGCTGATGACCGGCTGCGAAGCCATTCATCCTGGCTATGGCTTCCTGTCGGAGAATCCGTACTTTGCCGAGATCTGCGCCGAGTACAAACTGAAGTTCATCGGTCCCGACGCCAATGCCATCCGAATGATGGGAGACAAGGCGCTTGGCAGGAAGACCATGCGTGACGCTGGTGTGCCAACCGTGCCGGGATCGCGCGGCGAATTGCGCACCCTCGAAGAGGCGGTCGAAACGGCGCATCAGATCGGCTACCCGGTGCTCCTCAAGCCTTCTGGCGGCGGCGGCGGGCGCGGCATGCGCGTCGCCCAAAATGAGGCCGATCTGATCAAGGCGTATCCAACGTCAAAAGCCGAAGCGGAAGCGGCGTTCGGCAATAGCGCCTTGCTCATGGAAAAGTATCTCCCGCAGGTGCGGCACGTCGAAATCCAGGTGCTCGCAGACCAGTATGGTCATGCCATTCACCTTGGTGAACGCGATTGTTCGTCGCAACGCCGCCATCAGAAGATCGTCGAAGAGGCGCCGTCGCCAGCCGTCAATCCCGATCTGCGCGCGCGCATGGGTGAAGCGGCGCTCAAAGGGGTGCGCGCCATCAATTATGTCAATGCGGGGACGATGGAGTTTCTGCTCGATCCCGACGGCAACTTCTACTTCATCGAGATGAACACCCGCATCCAGGTCGAGCATCCGGTCACCGAAATGGTCACCGGCATTGATCTGGTCAAATGGCAGTTGCGCATCGCGGCTGGCGAACCGTTGACAATCCGGCAGTCGGACGTGGTGATGCGTGGGCACGCGATTGAAGCGCGGATCAACGCCGAAGACCCGGACCGCGATTTCATGCCGTCGGGTGGTGAGATCGAGTACTATCTTCCGCCTGGCGGACCGGGGGTGCGCGTCGATTCGCATCTCTACGCCGGATATTCGCCGCCGGGATATTACGATTCACTCCTGGCGAAATTGATCGTCTGGGGCGCGGATCGCAATGAGGCGCTTGCTCGCCTCGAACGCGCTCTGCGCGAATTCGTGATCACTGGAATCTACACCACCATCCCGTTCACCCTGGCAATGCTCGAAGATCCGCCGTTCCGCGAAGGGCGAATCTCGACGCGCTACGTCCCCGATCTGGTTCAGCGTATCAAGGAGAGTAAACTCGAGTAG
- a CDS encoding aldehyde dehydrogenase family protein, with translation MKHTMIAPGLEWSSLLERAKALVPEAFDEDGNPLNLIHGEWGFPGHPKPFLSPVDGTMLGNYPMIDLDTARHAVAAAASEFGAWSTTDLSERQQRVDACVHLLRQHRELIGRLLMWEIGKPYAQAMTDVDRCISGVEWYVEQIPSMMEGRKPLGLISNIASWNYPLSVLVHAMLVQMLAGNPVIAKTPSDGGLFALTVAIALARRCGLPVSLVSGSGGRLSEALVRGSEVACLAFVGGKTNGRDIAASLYDREKRYMLEMEGINAYGIWQFSRWDALATQLRRGFDYGKQRCTAYVRLVVQRQLFPQFLDMYLPVLKSLRIGNPTLVDHPDAPPPTLDFGPLINGRKVDELQVWISEAIGGGAVSLYQGTLRDEDFLPHQDISAYMAPVALLNVPRNARLYHNEPFGPVDTIVVVDSVEELITEMNISNGCLVASVACDNEHLAQQIAAEVRAFKVGINTIRSRGDRDEVFGGIGQSWKGCFVGGKYLVQAVTIGPPGERLYGNFPDYTLLPEER, from the coding sequence ATGAAGCACACCATGATTGCACCCGGATTGGAATGGTCTTCCCTGCTGGAACGGGCAAAGGCGCTCGTGCCCGAGGCGTTCGACGAAGACGGCAATCCGCTCAACCTGATCCATGGCGAATGGGGCTTTCCAGGACATCCGAAGCCGTTTCTGTCACCTGTCGATGGAACAATGCTTGGGAACTACCCCATGATCGACCTCGACACGGCGCGTCACGCCGTTGCCGCCGCCGCCAGTGAGTTCGGCGCGTGGTCCACGACGGATCTCTCCGAACGTCAGCAGCGGGTCGATGCCTGTGTGCACCTGCTGCGCCAGCACCGCGAACTCATCGGTCGGTTGCTGATGTGGGAGATTGGGAAACCGTATGCGCAGGCGATGACCGATGTGGATCGCTGCATCAGCGGCGTCGAGTGGTATGTCGAGCAGATACCGTCGATGATGGAGGGGCGCAAGCCGCTGGGATTGATCTCGAATATCGCCTCGTGGAACTATCCGCTGTCGGTGCTGGTTCACGCGATGCTGGTGCAGATGCTGGCAGGCAACCCGGTCATTGCCAAAACCCCCAGCGACGGCGGGTTGTTCGCGCTGACAGTTGCAATTGCGCTGGCGCGACGCTGCGGGCTGCCGGTTTCGCTCGTGAGCGGATCCGGCGGCAGGCTTTCCGAGGCGCTTGTGCGCGGATCAGAGGTGGCATGCCTGGCATTCGTCGGCGGCAAAACCAACGGACGCGATATTGCCGCCAGCCTGTACGACCGCGAGAAGCGCTACATGCTCGAGATGGAGGGGATTAACGCCTATGGCATCTGGCAGTTCAGCCGGTGGGACGCACTGGCGACACAACTGCGGCGCGGCTTCGATTATGGTAAGCAGCGCTGCACTGCCTATGTGCGCCTCGTGGTGCAACGTCAACTGTTCCCGCAGTTTCTCGATATGTACCTGCCGGTGCTCAAATCATTGCGGATTGGCAATCCGACGCTTGTCGATCATCCCGACGCGCCGCCGCCCACGCTCGACTTCGGACCGCTGATCAATGGGCGCAAAGTCGATGAATTGCAGGTGTGGATCAGCGAAGCGATCGGCGGCGGCGCTGTTAGCCTGTATCAGGGGACGCTCCGCGATGAGGATTTCCTGCCGCATCAGGATATTTCCGCGTACATGGCGCCCGTCGCGCTGCTGAATGTTCCCCGCAATGCGCGCCTCTACCACAACGAGCCGTTCGGTCCGGTCGATACGATTGTCGTGGTGGATAGCGTTGAGGAATTGATCACTGAAATGAATATATCCAACGGCTGTCTCGTCGCATCGGTCGCCTGCGACAATGAGCATCTGGCGCAACAGATCGCCGCCGAAGTGCGCGCCTTCAAGGTCGGCATCAATACCATTCGCTCGCGCGGCGACCGGGACGAGGTGTTTGGCGGCATCGGGCAAAGCTGGAAAGGGTGTTTCGTCGGCGGCAAATATCTGGTACAGGCGGTCACCATCGGTCCTCCCGGCGAGCGGTTGTACGGCAACTTCCCCGATTATACGCTACTGCCGGAGGAGCGCTGA
- the acuI gene encoding acrylyl-CoA reductase (NADPH), with translation MMTQDTFRALVLTQENGAIHAEFRQLTNDDLPQGDTLVQVVYSCLNYKDGLNVTGKGKISRFFPMVPGIDLAGTVIETTSPAYHPGDPVVLTGWGIGERHWGGYAQRARVKAEWLVPLPAGMTLFHSMAIGTAGFTAMLAVMALEEAGVKPGDRDVLVTGAAGGVGSIATTLLARRGYRVAASTGRAETHDYLRELGATTIVPRAELAAPGRPLESERWAGAVDTVGGDVLARVLAATATGGAVAACGNAGGAHLTTTVFPFILRGVRLIGIDSVTCPTERRRAAWDNLARELPADVLDRMTRVEPLSRVKELCDEIVAGQVRGRVVFDVNA, from the coding sequence ATGATGACTCAGGACACGTTCAGAGCGCTGGTGCTGACCCAGGAAAACGGCGCGATCCACGCTGAGTTCCGCCAACTGACGAACGACGATCTGCCGCAGGGCGACACGCTGGTGCAGGTGGTCTATTCCTGTCTCAACTACAAGGATGGTCTGAATGTCACTGGCAAGGGGAAGATTTCGCGTTTCTTTCCGATGGTCCCCGGCATCGATCTGGCAGGGACGGTGATCGAAACAACCAGCCCCGCGTATCACCCTGGCGATCCGGTGGTGTTGACCGGCTGGGGCATCGGCGAACGACACTGGGGTGGGTACGCGCAGCGCGCGCGCGTCAAAGCCGAATGGCTGGTTCCTTTGCCTGCGGGAATGACTCTCTTCCATTCCATGGCCATTGGCACTGCCGGGTTTACGGCAATGCTGGCGGTGATGGCGCTCGAAGAAGCTGGCGTTAAACCTGGTGATCGTGACGTGCTGGTGACCGGTGCAGCCGGCGGGGTCGGCAGCATCGCCACCACTCTACTGGCGCGGCGCGGCTACCGTGTCGCTGCGTCTACCGGGCGCGCCGAAACCCACGACTATCTGCGTGAACTCGGCGCGACAACCATTGTGCCCCGCGCCGAACTGGCAGCGCCGGGACGTCCGCTCGAATCAGAACGCTGGGCAGGCGCGGTCGATACGGTCGGCGGCGATGTGCTGGCGCGCGTTCTCGCCGCCACTGCGACCGGCGGCGCAGTTGCAGCATGCGGCAATGCCGGCGGCGCTCATTTGACCACCACGGTGTTTCCGTTTATCCTGCGCGGCGTGCGTCTGATCGGCATTGATTCGGTCACCTGCCCAACGGAGCGCCGCCGCGCGGCATGGGATAATCTGGCGCGCGAGCTGCCTGCCGATGTGCTCGACCGGATGACCCGCGTCGAACCGCTCAGCCGGGTCAAAGAACTGTGCGATGAGATCGTGGCCGGTCAGGTGCGTGGGCGGGTTGTTTTCGATGTGAATGCCTAG